CGCGCAATCGGGTCGCCCAACGGGAAGTGGCTCCAGTCGTCGGCAGGACGGTATTTGGACGGATCATCAGAGGTCGAGTGCGGGCCGGCGCGGTAAGTGACCCATTCGATCATGGTCGGGCCGAGGTTGCGGCGTGCGCGTTCGGCAGCCCAGGCAGAAGCGGCGTAGACCGCGACAAAATCGTTGCCATCGACCCGCAGGGAGGCGATGCCGCAACCGACGCCGCGACCGGCGAAGGTAGTGGCTTCACCGCCGGCAATCGCCTGGAACGTCGAGATCGCCCACTGGTTGTTGACCACGTTGAGGATCACCGGCGCACGGTAGACGTGGGCGAAGGTGAGGGCGGTGTGGAAGTCCGATTCAGCGGTGGCGCCGTCGCCGATCCAGGCCGAGGCGATTTTGGTGTCGCCCTTGATCGCCGAGGCCATGCCCCAGCCAACGCCCTGAACGAATTGGGTGGCGAGGTTGCCGGAAATGGTGAAGAAACCGGCGTCCTTGACCGAGTACATGATCGGCAGCTGACGACCCTTGAGCGGATCGCGCTCGTTGGACAGCAGTTGGCAGATCAGGTCGACCAGCGGCACTTCGCGGGCCATCAGGATGCTTTGTTGACGATAGGTGGGGAAGCACATGTCGTCGATGTTCAAGGCCAGGGCCTGGGCGCTGCCGATGGCTTCTTCGCCAAGGCTTTGCATGTAGAACGACATTTTTTTCTGACGCTGGGCGACCACCATGCGGTTGTCGAAAATCCGCGTCTTGAGCATGGCGCGCATGCCTTTACGCAGGATCTCGACTGGCACGCCTTCAGCCCACGGGCCGAGGGCATTGCCCTGGTCGTCGAGCACGCGAATCAGGCCTTTGGCCAGATCAGCCGTGTCGGCCGGTTCAACGTCGATTGGGGGTTTGCGCACCAGGCCTGCGTCAGTCAGATGCAGGTAGGAGAAGTCGGTTTTGCAGCCGGGGCGGCCCGAAGGTTCGGGAACGTGCAGGCGCAGCGGTTCGTACGCTTGGTTCATGGCTTCTACGCTCGATCTTGTGAATTTCTTGTAGTGAGCTGGCAGTCATTCTTCGGTAAAAGAATTCTTGTCCTACAACAATGATAGGTCGGGCCAAGAAGAATATTTCTCTCTGTTTCGTTGCGCTTGAGGTCATTTGAGGATAAAAAATCTGCATAAACATAAAAAACAGGTGGTTTTGTCTCATGCGCAAACTGGACCGTACCGATATCGGCATTCTCAACAGCCTTCAGGAGAACGCGCGCATCACCAACGCCGACCTCGCGCGCTCGGTGAACCTGTCGCCGACGCCGTGCTTCAACCGGGTCAAGGCGATGGAAGAATTAGGGCTGATTCGTGAGCAAGTGACCCTGCTGGATGCCGACCTGCTGGGGCTGCATGTGAATGTGTTCATTCACGTCAGCCTGGAGAAACAGGTGGAGG
The window above is part of the Pseudomonas sp. B21-048 genome. Proteins encoded here:
- a CDS encoding 3-methyl-2-oxobutanoate dehydrogenase (2-methylpropanoyl-transferring) subunit alpha, whose protein sequence is MNQAYEPLRLHVPEPSGRPGCKTDFSYLHLTDAGLVRKPPIDVEPADTADLAKGLIRVLDDQGNALGPWAEGVPVEILRKGMRAMLKTRIFDNRMVVAQRQKKMSFYMQSLGEEAIGSAQALALNIDDMCFPTYRQQSILMAREVPLVDLICQLLSNERDPLKGRQLPIMYSVKDAGFFTISGNLATQFVQGVGWGMASAIKGDTKIASAWIGDGATAESDFHTALTFAHVYRAPVILNVVNNQWAISTFQAIAGGEATTFAGRGVGCGIASLRVDGNDFVAVYAASAWAAERARRNLGPTMIEWVTYRAGPHSTSDDPSKYRPADDWSHFPLGDPIARLKQHLIKIGQWSEEEHVAVSAELEAEVIAAQKEAEQYGTLAGGQIPSAATMFEDVYKEMPEHLKRQRQELGI